Within the Stigmatopora argus isolate UIUO_Sarg chromosome 23, RoL_Sarg_1.0, whole genome shotgun sequence genome, the region GcgagatatatacatatatacatatatacatatatgtgtatatatatatatttatatgtccCAAGATTTTGAGGTGGTCCAGCGAGAAAGTTGATCATGTAGCTTTCTGGAATAGTATTGCTGGATTAAGTGAGggataaatctttttttttctttctgcaaaTCACTCTCAGACGGTGGCTGCAATTAAGAGTGGTTAGGAATTTacagtttcatttaaaataaaataaaatttaaaaaaaacaagtccaaaGATGCCAAATTAAGGTGGAGTACATccggttgtttgtttgttagtaGGCAGGGGGATTGACTTTATTTTGTCTTATATTGTATCTTGTCTCTTCAGGTTGCTTTGGGACAAAAAGGATTTGTCGACATTGAATTTAGGGGTTATGTATTTGCTCCATGAATTTAGGAATTATGTATATGCCCCACTACAGCCACACAACCTTGAAGTTTTCTTAATAATTCGTGAGATGAAGTAGTGTTCCTGTTTTGTGTAAAATGAGGCAAGAACCGCTTAAGAAGGACCAAATGTGTACTGTGGCagtatttgaaatgaaaagccCTGTGATGTATCATCTTCTGTTTGTAAAGAGCAACTTGGGCTGCAGTAATTTATGTGctgcaaagtttaaaaaaaagtttgtcaaGGAAGTGTGGTTTGTTTCTTTTCCCTATCCGTGCTGGTTAGCATAGACATCATTGTAACAAACGTTCAAATGACttattttttccaaacaatAAATTACTGGGGCAAGATGAGTAATAATAATTCTAGTGTACAATTTTATTGTTACTCTGTTTTTAAATCCATATAGTATTGTAGACTAGTAACCagttaatatagaccagacatggctgtgataattgaaaaatccgGAAGTAGGGTGAAGTAGTGATAATCAAGGGAAGACCTCGTTTCTTGTGTTGGGCTAATTCCCATGATGCAACGCGCCGCTCAGTTTATTAACAGCTTGGTAAACAACATGGCGGTAACACCGGCCCGACGGTCATCTTTGCACGATTTaggttcatttatttaatagttATACTTAAATAGGTAACATTTGTGGTCGTAAGCTATAGAAGAGAGCTATTTTTTGtgtgctgcaaaaaaaaaatagtggaaCATAAGCATTGAGCTCGTTTGCATTTCAACCTCGTTTCGTGAGCATTTCAACGAGATATACGTATAAAAACATTGACTCGTAGTACTTCACCGGGTTCATATATCTCTTTTGTGTGGTATATTTTAGGTTCGTGGGCCGACCGGACTCCCCTCCACGAAGCTGCATTTCAAGGTAGGGCGTTACAGCTGATACGGCTTATCGAAAGTGACGCGTCAGTCAATATTGTGACGGTTGACAACGTCACGCCGCTGCACGAAGCCTGCCTCAATGCTCACCCGCACTGTGCCCGGCTGCTGCTAGAAGCCGGTGCCCAGGTTGGCCCCCTTAAAAGAATATTTAACAATCATATATTAtgttatcatacctgtcaacctctgccgataactgcccttataaatgattattgattccccttacaaaccccccaaaaaccttacaaacaccgtactgtttgtaaggttttttgggggtttgtaaggggaatcaataatcatttataagggcagttatcggcagaggttgacaggtatgtgttatTGTGGCAGGGCATGCTTGGAAATCAGATCAGAAAGATGTACaaatgagaaaatacagtaatgcctcgccatacgagcaccccgacataggagggatttgagttacgagtaaaattcccagTGAACATTCGCCTTGCGAGACCATTTTTGAGACACAAGCATACAAGACATTTTCGGAataatttgaagggaagacaaaagcaaacaaccctcgataggctCCTTTAAAAACTGGTGGGGCAAAAAGAgtcaacctgggagaagaaaggttaaaaaaataaataaaactaaattagaattaagtttaatgtaaggttagatgacatttatttttgagtgtgtgtatcgtaatccaagttcatttaaatttatgttatgttatgcactttgtactgaataatgtctttttttttagtattcaacATCATACCCACGAGATAGTTATTAGTTACTCTGTTAgcagatggcgaattagaacaaataaatgtttttccattccaaaatccagttttttttcagagggtgggaacaaattaatttgtatttagttcatttctatgggaaaagttgatttgacatacgagtaaatcgacatacgagctcggtcccggaacacattaagctcatatctcaaggtattactgtatttgcattttctagaagaaaaaaaaacatatggaAAGATACATTTCCAACAAAATTAGGACAAGTGCAAGCAAGTGGATGACTATAGTATTCTTTCAGGTAGATGTTCGGACCATCCACGGCAGCACTCCCCTGTGTCACGCCTGCTCTTCCGGTAGCTTGGAGTGCGTCAAGCTGCTGTTGAAATACGGCGCCAAAATCAACCCATCGCTCACGGCTTTGACCACGTCCCCCCTGCATGAGGCCTGCACCCAAGGCAAAAATGTCATACGTCTCCCCGATGTGGTTAACCAATGATAACGCTTTCTATCCTCCTCAGGGAATCCTGAGTTAGTGAGGCTACTGATAGCCAGCGGCGCCAATCTGGAGGCGTACGATGTTCACTTCGGCCCGCCCCTGCACATCGCTTGTGCTAAAGCACAGGTAGAA harbors:
- the asb13a.1 gene encoding ankyrin repeat and SOCS box protein 13a.1 isoform X1 — encoded protein: MMQRAAQFINSLVNNMAVTPARRSSLHDLGSWADRTPLHEAAFQGRALQLIRLIESDASVNIVTVDNVTPLHEACLNAHPHCARLLLEAGAQVDVRTIHGSTPLCHACSSGSLECVKLLLKYGAKINPSLTALTTSPLHEACTQGNPELVRLLIASGANLEAYDVHFGPPLHIACAKAQVECVKELLLAGADVNSSKFHVTALHHAARLEAPDLIELLVEFGANTRPLDNSGLKPSDYSQPASPSCLCLKSYESNPLSLQQLCRITVRRALGTSASTDIGLLDISHIIKSYLQFH
- the asb13a.1 gene encoding ankyrin repeat and SOCS box protein 13a.1 isoform X2, whose protein sequence is MMQRAAQFINSLVNNMAVTPARRSSLHDLGSWADRTPLHEAAFQACLNAHPHCARLLLEAGAQVDVRTIHGSTPLCHACSSGSLECVKLLLKYGAKINPSLTALTTSPLHEACTQGNPELVRLLIASGANLEAYDVHFGPPLHIACAKAQVECVKELLLAGADVNSSKFHVTALHHAARLEAPDLIELLVEFGANTRPLDNSGLKPSDYSQPASPSCLCLKSYESNPLSLQQLCRITVRRALGTSASTDIGLLDISHIIKSYLQFH
- the asb13a.1 gene encoding ankyrin repeat and SOCS box protein 13a.1 isoform X3 is translated as MMQRAAQFINSLVNNMAVTPARRSSLHDLGSWADRTPLHEAAFQEAGAQVDVRTIHGSTPLCHACSSGSLECVKLLLKYGAKINPSLTALTTSPLHEACTQGNPELVRLLIASGANLEAYDVHFGPPLHIACAKAQVECVKELLLAGADVNSSKFHVTALHHAARLEAPDLIELLVEFGANTRPLDNSGLKPSDYSQPASPSCLCLKSYESNPLSLQQLCRITVRRALGTSASTDIGLLDISHIIKSYLQFH
- the asb13a.1 gene encoding ankyrin repeat and SOCS box protein 13a.1 isoform X4; amino-acid sequence: MMQRAAQFINSLVNNMAVTPARRSSLHDLGSWADRTPLHEAAFQDVRTIHGSTPLCHACSSGSLECVKLLLKYGAKINPSLTALTTSPLHEACTQGNPELVRLLIASGANLEAYDVHFGPPLHIACAKAQVECVKELLLAGADVNSSKFHVTALHHAARLEAPDLIELLVEFGANTRPLDNSGLKPSDYSQPASPSCLCLKSYESNPLSLQQLCRITVRRALGTSASTDIGLLDISHIIKSYLQFH